Proteins co-encoded in one Sparus aurata chromosome 18, fSpaAur1.1, whole genome shotgun sequence genomic window:
- the clk4a gene encoding dual specificity protein kinase CLK4 isoform X1 has translation MRHSKRMRSPGVWLDEYSWEERMECSKRRKRDSHSSERENKSRRTQRHHKTYEGQYLETRSLNQRLDARERLSVDMACEEDSRDGTCKERDRDWHHYSKSSGRSGRSGRSRRSSRRHRDGRRRRSQSHHRSSARRSHHRRSRKRSRSVEDDGEGHLIYHSGDMLRARYEIVCTLGEGAFGKVVECIDHTNDGARVALKIIKNIDRYREAAMSEVEVLEQLKSLDSDKRYACVQILDWFDYHGHICIAFELLGLSTYDFLKENNFQPFPVEHIRHMAYQIIQAVRFLHKNKLTHTDLKPENILFIDSNYDMEYNPEMKRDERTLKHPDIKIVDFGNATYEHEHHTSVVSTRHYRAPEVILDLGWDHSCDVWSVGCILIEYYLGSTLFQTHDSKEHLAMMERVLGPIPPNLLQKTKRKRYVHRCKLDWDVHSSSGRYVRKHCKPLKHYMMSKSEDHQQLFDLIEKMMEYDPAKRLSLEQALRHPFFSCFRKSSNSSKSSSSSRSSSRSSSKKD, from the exons ATGCGCCACTCAAAACGAATGCGCTCCCCAGGTGTCTGGCTCGATGAGTACAGCTGGGAAGAGAGAATGGAGTGTAGCAAACGTAGGAAACGAGATTCACACAGCAGCGAAAGAGAAAATAAGTCCCGAAGAACTCAGCGTCACCACAAGACTTAcgaagg GCAATACCTGGAGACCCGCAGTTTGAACCAGAGGCTGGACGCTCGGGAAAGACTAAGTGTGGATATGGCCTGTGAGGAAGACAGCCGTGACGGCACCTGCAAGGAAAGAGACCGGGACTGGCACCACTACAGCAAGTCTTCTGGGCGTAGTGGGCGCAGTGGTCGAAGCAGGCGAAGCAGCCGCAGGCACAGAGACGGAAGGCGCAGGCGTAGCCAATCTCACCACAGGTCCTCCGCG AGGAGGAGCCATCACCGCAGGAGCAGGAAAAGATCcaggagtgttgaggatgatgGCGAGGGTCATCTCATCTATCACAGTGGAGACATGCTGAGAGCGAGAT ATGAGATTGTGTGTACTCTAGGAGAGGGTGCCTTTGGGAAGGTTGTTGAATGCATTGATCACACTAA TGATGGAGCTCGAGTGGCTCTGAAGATCATTAAAAACATAGACCGCTACCGCGAGGCAGCTATGTCTGAGGTAGAGGTGCTTGAACAGTTGAAGTCCCTTGACTCTGATAAGAGATA TGCTTGTGTTCAAATACTGGACTGGTTTGACTACCACGGCCACATTTGTATTGCCTTCGAGCTGCTTGGCCTCAGCACCTATGATTTCCTCAAGGAAAACAACTTCCAGCCTTTCCCTGTAGAACACATCAGGCACATGGCTTATCAGATCATCCAAGCTGTGCGAT TTCTACATAAGAACAAGCTAACCCATACTGATCTGAAGCCTGAGAACATTCTCTTCATTGATTCAAACTATGACATGGAGTACAACCCCGAAATG AAACGAGACGAACGAACACTGAAACACCCAGACATCAAAATTGTGGACTTTGGTAACGCCACATATGAACATGAGCACCACACCTCTGTGGTGTCGACACGTCACTACCGTGCTCCTGAGGTCATTTTAG ATCTGGGCTGGGACCATTCCTGTGATGTCTGGAGTGTAGGCTGTATACTCATTGAGTACTACCTCGGATCTACTCTCTTCCAG acCCATGACAGCAAAGAGCACCTCGCTATGATGGAGAGAGTCCTGGGACCCATCCCTCCAAACCTCCTGCAGAAAACCAA GAGAAAGCGCTATGTTCACCGTTGCAAGCTTGACTGGGATGTTCACAGCTCGTCTGGGAGATATGTCAGGAAACACTGCAAACCCCTCAAG CATTACATGATGTCTAAGAGCGAGGAccaccagcagctgtttgaccTGATAGAGAAAATGATGGAGTATGACCCAGCTAAGCGCCTCAGTCTAGAACAGGCCCTTCGCCATCCCTTCTTCTCCTGCTTCCGCAAGAGCAGCAACAGTagcaagagcagcagcagcagccgcagcagcagcagaagcagcagcaaaaAAGACTGA
- the clk4a gene encoding dual specificity protein kinase CLK4 isoform X2: MSEVEVLEQLKSLDSDKRYACVQILDWFDYHGHICIAFELLGLSTYDFLKENNFQPFPVEHIRHMAYQIIQAVRFLHKNKLTHTDLKPENILFIDSNYDMEYNPEMKRDERTLKHPDIKIVDFGNATYEHEHHTSVVSTRHYRAPEVILDLGWDHSCDVWSVGCILIEYYLGSTLFQTHDSKEHLAMMERVLGPIPPNLLQKTKRKRYVHRCKLDWDVHSSSGRYVRKHCKPLKHYMMSKSEDHQQLFDLIEKMMEYDPAKRLSLEQALRHPFFSCFRKSSNSSKSSSSSRSSSRSSSKKD; the protein is encoded by the exons ATGTCTGAGGTAGAGGTGCTTGAACAGTTGAAGTCCCTTGACTCTGATAAGAGATA TGCTTGTGTTCAAATACTGGACTGGTTTGACTACCACGGCCACATTTGTATTGCCTTCGAGCTGCTTGGCCTCAGCACCTATGATTTCCTCAAGGAAAACAACTTCCAGCCTTTCCCTGTAGAACACATCAGGCACATGGCTTATCAGATCATCCAAGCTGTGCGAT TTCTACATAAGAACAAGCTAACCCATACTGATCTGAAGCCTGAGAACATTCTCTTCATTGATTCAAACTATGACATGGAGTACAACCCCGAAATG AAACGAGACGAACGAACACTGAAACACCCAGACATCAAAATTGTGGACTTTGGTAACGCCACATATGAACATGAGCACCACACCTCTGTGGTGTCGACACGTCACTACCGTGCTCCTGAGGTCATTTTAG ATCTGGGCTGGGACCATTCCTGTGATGTCTGGAGTGTAGGCTGTATACTCATTGAGTACTACCTCGGATCTACTCTCTTCCAG acCCATGACAGCAAAGAGCACCTCGCTATGATGGAGAGAGTCCTGGGACCCATCCCTCCAAACCTCCTGCAGAAAACCAA GAGAAAGCGCTATGTTCACCGTTGCAAGCTTGACTGGGATGTTCACAGCTCGTCTGGGAGATATGTCAGGAAACACTGCAAACCCCTCAAG CATTACATGATGTCTAAGAGCGAGGAccaccagcagctgtttgaccTGATAGAGAAAATGATGGAGTATGACCCAGCTAAGCGCCTCAGTCTAGAACAGGCCCTTCGCCATCCCTTCTTCTCCTGCTTCCGCAAGAGCAGCAACAGTagcaagagcagcagcagcagccgcagcagcagcagaagcagcagcaaaaAAGACTGA
- the LOC115568213 gene encoding ras-GEF domain-containing family member 1C isoform X1, translated as MPQTVCSGTMFTTPSGFSPHLACAEPGEEEEAPQEGPGPVACLADGPPITSASLDTLIQNLVPTADYYPEKAYVFTFLLSARLFIPPPELLARVCELCIKQQQLDQSPLDTAKVRKFGPKILQLLTEWTETFPTDFRDEKMVGHLKDIIHRIAPCDEAYWKTLNQVLQKLSQRLALMSQGEESIVKVSLNASSISDKLVAFKTKPPPIQKDMLSICNDPYTLAQQLTHVELEHLSHIGPEEFVQAFVQKDPLDGTQQPCFGDQKKKTTNLEAYVRWFNRLCYLVATEICMPAKKKQRATVIEFFIDVARECFNIGNFNSLMAIISGMNMSPVSRLKKTWGKAKTAKFFILEHQMDPTGNFYNYRTALRGAAHRSQTANSNRERIVIPFFSLLIKDIYFLNEGCANRLPNGHVNFEKFVELARQVGEFMTWKQVECPFEVDRAILHYLHTAPIFSEDGLYLASYESESPENQVEKDRWKALRSNVLGKT; from the exons ATGCCCCAGACTGTGTGCTCAGGCACCATGTTCACCACTCCCAGTGGCTTCAGCCCCCATCTGGCCTGTGCTGAaccaggggaggaggaggaggccccACAGGAGGGCCCGGGGCCCGTGGCCTGCCTGGCCGATGGGCCCCCGATCACCTCCGCTTCCCTGGACACCCTGATCCAGAACCTGGTGCCCACTGCCGATTACTACCCCGAG AAAGCCTATGTGTTTACCTTCTTGCTGAGCGCTCGTCTGTTCATCCCTCCTCCTGAGCTGCTGGCCAGGGTGTGCGAGCTGtgcatcaaacagcagcagctggaccAGAGCCCACTCGATACG GCAAAAGTGCGCAAGTTTGGTCCCAAGATCCTGCAGCTGCTGACGGAGTGGACAGAGACGTTTCCGACAGACTTCAGGGATGAGAAGATGGTCGGACACCTCAAAGACATCATCCACAGGATAGCTCCATGTGATGAG GCATACTGGAAAACCCTGAACCAGGTGCTGCAGAAGCTCAGCCAGAGGCTCGCCCTGATGAGCCAGGGGGAAGAAAGCATTGTCAAGGTCTCCCTCAACGCCTCCTCAATCTCTGACAAGCTGGTGGCCTTCAAAACCAAGCCTCCACCCATCCAGAAGGACATGCTCTCCATCTGCAACGACCCGTACACACTGGCACAGCAGCTCACCCACGTGGAGCTG GAACATTTGAGTCATATTGGACCGGAGGAATTTGTCCAAGCCTTTGTTCAGAAAGACCCGCTAGATGGAACCCAG caGCCGTGCTTCGGCgaccagaagaagaaaaccaCCAACCTGGAGGCCTATGTCAGGTGGTTCAACAGACTGTGTTACCTGGTGGCCACTGAGATCTGCATG ccagcaaagaagaagcagagggCCACAGTGATAGAGTTCTTCATCGATGTTGCCAGGGAGTGTTTCAACATTGGAAACTTCAACTCCCTCATGGCCATCATCT CCGGAATGAACATGAGTCCTGTGTCACGGCTGAAGAAGACTTGGGGCAAAGCCAAGACTGCCAAGTTCTTCATTCTTGAG CATCAGATGGATCCTACGGGAAACTTCTACAACTACAGGACAGCCCTGAGGGGGGCTGCCCACCGCTCTCAGACTGCCAACAGCAACAGAGAAAGG ATTGTGATTCCCTTCTTCAGTCTGTTGAtcaaagacatttatttccTGAACGAAGGATGTGCCAACCGGCTGCCCAACGGCCACGTCAACTTTGAG aaatTTGTGGAGCTGGCTCGGCAGGTTGGTGAGTTCATGACGTGGAAACAGGTGGAGTGCCCATTTGAGGTAGATCGGGCCATCCTACACTACCTCCACACTGCTCCCATCTTCAGCGAGGACG gacTTTACCTGGCATCCTATGAGAGCGAGAGTCCAGAGAACCAGGTAGAGAAGGACAGATGGAAAGCACTCAg GTCTAACGTTCTGGGGAAGACATGA
- the LOC115568213 gene encoding ras-GEF domain-containing family member 1C isoform X2, giving the protein MPQTVCSGTMFTTPSGFSPHLACAEPGEEEEAPQEGPGPVACLADGPPITSASLDTLIQNLVPTADYYPEKAYVFTFLLSARLFIPPPELLARVCELCIKQQQLDQSPLDTAKVRKFGPKILQLLTEWTETFPTDFRDEKMVGHLKDIIHRIAPCDEAYWKTLNQVLQKLSQRLALMSQGEESIVKVSLNASSISDKLVAFKTKPPPIQKDMLSICNDPYTLAQQLTHVELEHLSHIGPEEFVQAFVQKDPLDGTQPCFGDQKKKTTNLEAYVRWFNRLCYLVATEICMPAKKKQRATVIEFFIDVARECFNIGNFNSLMAIISGMNMSPVSRLKKTWGKAKTAKFFILEHQMDPTGNFYNYRTALRGAAHRSQTANSNRERIVIPFFSLLIKDIYFLNEGCANRLPNGHVNFEKFVELARQVGEFMTWKQVECPFEVDRAILHYLHTAPIFSEDGLYLASYESESPENQVEKDRWKALRSNVLGKT; this is encoded by the exons ATGCCCCAGACTGTGTGCTCAGGCACCATGTTCACCACTCCCAGTGGCTTCAGCCCCCATCTGGCCTGTGCTGAaccaggggaggaggaggaggccccACAGGAGGGCCCGGGGCCCGTGGCCTGCCTGGCCGATGGGCCCCCGATCACCTCCGCTTCCCTGGACACCCTGATCCAGAACCTGGTGCCCACTGCCGATTACTACCCCGAG AAAGCCTATGTGTTTACCTTCTTGCTGAGCGCTCGTCTGTTCATCCCTCCTCCTGAGCTGCTGGCCAGGGTGTGCGAGCTGtgcatcaaacagcagcagctggaccAGAGCCCACTCGATACG GCAAAAGTGCGCAAGTTTGGTCCCAAGATCCTGCAGCTGCTGACGGAGTGGACAGAGACGTTTCCGACAGACTTCAGGGATGAGAAGATGGTCGGACACCTCAAAGACATCATCCACAGGATAGCTCCATGTGATGAG GCATACTGGAAAACCCTGAACCAGGTGCTGCAGAAGCTCAGCCAGAGGCTCGCCCTGATGAGCCAGGGGGAAGAAAGCATTGTCAAGGTCTCCCTCAACGCCTCCTCAATCTCTGACAAGCTGGTGGCCTTCAAAACCAAGCCTCCACCCATCCAGAAGGACATGCTCTCCATCTGCAACGACCCGTACACACTGGCACAGCAGCTCACCCACGTGGAGCTG GAACATTTGAGTCATATTGGACCGGAGGAATTTGTCCAAGCCTTTGTTCAGAAAGACCCGCTAGATGGAACCCAG CCGTGCTTCGGCgaccagaagaagaaaaccaCCAACCTGGAGGCCTATGTCAGGTGGTTCAACAGACTGTGTTACCTGGTGGCCACTGAGATCTGCATG ccagcaaagaagaagcagagggCCACAGTGATAGAGTTCTTCATCGATGTTGCCAGGGAGTGTTTCAACATTGGAAACTTCAACTCCCTCATGGCCATCATCT CCGGAATGAACATGAGTCCTGTGTCACGGCTGAAGAAGACTTGGGGCAAAGCCAAGACTGCCAAGTTCTTCATTCTTGAG CATCAGATGGATCCTACGGGAAACTTCTACAACTACAGGACAGCCCTGAGGGGGGCTGCCCACCGCTCTCAGACTGCCAACAGCAACAGAGAAAGG ATTGTGATTCCCTTCTTCAGTCTGTTGAtcaaagacatttatttccTGAACGAAGGATGTGCCAACCGGCTGCCCAACGGCCACGTCAACTTTGAG aaatTTGTGGAGCTGGCTCGGCAGGTTGGTGAGTTCATGACGTGGAAACAGGTGGAGTGCCCATTTGAGGTAGATCGGGCCATCCTACACTACCTCCACACTGCTCCCATCTTCAGCGAGGACG gacTTTACCTGGCATCCTATGAGAGCGAGAGTCCAGAGAACCAGGTAGAGAAGGACAGATGGAAAGCACTCAg GTCTAACGTTCTGGGGAAGACATGA
- the LOC115568213 gene encoding ras-GEF domain-containing family member 1C isoform X3, whose product MPQTVCSGTMFTTPSGFSPHLACAEPGEEEEAPQEGPGPVACLADGPPITSASLDTLIQNLVPTADYYPEKAYVFTFLLSARLFIPPPELLARVCELCIKQQQLDQSPLDTAKVRKFGPKILQLLTEWTETFPTDFRDEKMVGHLKDIIHRIAPCDEAYWKTLNQVLQKLSQRLALMSQGEESIVKVSLNASSISDKLVAFKTKPPPIQKDMLSICNDPYTLAQQLTHVELEHLSHIGPEEFVQAFVQKDPLDGTQQPCFGDQKKKTTNLEAYVRWFNRLCYLVATEICMPAKKKQRATVIEFFIDVARECFNIGNFNSLMAIISGMNMSPVSRLKKTWGKAKTAKFFILEHQMDPTGNFYNYRTALRGAAHRSQTANSNRERIVIPFFSLLIKDIYFLNEGCANRLPNGHVNFEKFVELARQVGEFMTWKQVECPFEVDRAILHYLHTAPIFSEDGLYLASYESESPENQVEKDRWKALR is encoded by the exons ATGCCCCAGACTGTGTGCTCAGGCACCATGTTCACCACTCCCAGTGGCTTCAGCCCCCATCTGGCCTGTGCTGAaccaggggaggaggaggaggccccACAGGAGGGCCCGGGGCCCGTGGCCTGCCTGGCCGATGGGCCCCCGATCACCTCCGCTTCCCTGGACACCCTGATCCAGAACCTGGTGCCCACTGCCGATTACTACCCCGAG AAAGCCTATGTGTTTACCTTCTTGCTGAGCGCTCGTCTGTTCATCCCTCCTCCTGAGCTGCTGGCCAGGGTGTGCGAGCTGtgcatcaaacagcagcagctggaccAGAGCCCACTCGATACG GCAAAAGTGCGCAAGTTTGGTCCCAAGATCCTGCAGCTGCTGACGGAGTGGACAGAGACGTTTCCGACAGACTTCAGGGATGAGAAGATGGTCGGACACCTCAAAGACATCATCCACAGGATAGCTCCATGTGATGAG GCATACTGGAAAACCCTGAACCAGGTGCTGCAGAAGCTCAGCCAGAGGCTCGCCCTGATGAGCCAGGGGGAAGAAAGCATTGTCAAGGTCTCCCTCAACGCCTCCTCAATCTCTGACAAGCTGGTGGCCTTCAAAACCAAGCCTCCACCCATCCAGAAGGACATGCTCTCCATCTGCAACGACCCGTACACACTGGCACAGCAGCTCACCCACGTGGAGCTG GAACATTTGAGTCATATTGGACCGGAGGAATTTGTCCAAGCCTTTGTTCAGAAAGACCCGCTAGATGGAACCCAG caGCCGTGCTTCGGCgaccagaagaagaaaaccaCCAACCTGGAGGCCTATGTCAGGTGGTTCAACAGACTGTGTTACCTGGTGGCCACTGAGATCTGCATG ccagcaaagaagaagcagagggCCACAGTGATAGAGTTCTTCATCGATGTTGCCAGGGAGTGTTTCAACATTGGAAACTTCAACTCCCTCATGGCCATCATCT CCGGAATGAACATGAGTCCTGTGTCACGGCTGAAGAAGACTTGGGGCAAAGCCAAGACTGCCAAGTTCTTCATTCTTGAG CATCAGATGGATCCTACGGGAAACTTCTACAACTACAGGACAGCCCTGAGGGGGGCTGCCCACCGCTCTCAGACTGCCAACAGCAACAGAGAAAGG ATTGTGATTCCCTTCTTCAGTCTGTTGAtcaaagacatttatttccTGAACGAAGGATGTGCCAACCGGCTGCCCAACGGCCACGTCAACTTTGAG aaatTTGTGGAGCTGGCTCGGCAGGTTGGTGAGTTCATGACGTGGAAACAGGTGGAGTGCCCATTTGAGGTAGATCGGGCCATCCTACACTACCTCCACACTGCTCCCATCTTCAGCGAGGACG gacTTTACCTGGCATCCTATGAGAGCGAGAGTCCAGAGAACCAGGTAGAGAAGGACAGATGGAAAGCACTCAggtaa
- the tmem126a gene encoding transmembrane protein 126A translates to MSENTQTDGVSGKALTRAAIAEMLGKNFESLPDIDKSFFMYGPVYLGGNAGLAGLISNSLYRRALNVKKAPLASGMPMAVLPFLTTFALYQAVVSHPLMSGDLNCPSCALLRGALVGVVGGGVYPILLALPVNIGLASMYSSAPQPEKGNVLRYWADLSRPILRKMRAVMVLQAFFGTFLASRHFQSYTKLAQITFGSSGEELKDENVLN, encoded by the coding sequence ATGTCTGAAAACACGCAGACGGACGGCGTCTCTGGAAAGGCGCTCACACGGGCAGCGATCGCTGAGATGCTGGGGAAGAATTTCGAGAGCCTGCCTGACATTGACAAGAGCTTCTTCATGTACGGACCCGTGTATCTGGGGGGGAACGCCGGACTTGCAGGCTTAATATCCAACAGCTTGTACCGCCGAGCTCTGAATGTGAAGAAGGCGCCCCTCGCCTCCGGCATGCCGATGGCCGTGCTGCCCTTCCTCACGACATTCGCTCTGTACCAGGCGGTGGTATCCCACCCCCTCATGTCCGGGGACCTCAACTGTCCCTCCTGTGCCCTGTTGAGAGGGGCACTTGTGGGTGTGGTGGGCGGTGGGGTGTATCCCATCCTCCTGGCCCTACCTGTGAATATCGGCCTCGCCTCCATGTACAGCTCGGCCCCCCAGCCAGAGAAGGGCAACGTGCTCCGGTACTGGGCGGACCTGTCCAGACCCATCCTGAGGAAGATGAGGGCAGTGATGGTTCTGCAGGCCTTCTTCGGCACCTTCCTGGCCTCCAGGCACTTTCAATCGTACACCAAACTGGCCCAGATTACATTCGGATCCAGTGGAGAGGAACTCAAAGACGAAAATGTTCTGAACTGA